The Mesotoga infera genome contains the following window.
ATGTAATCCTGTAACACCAGGAAGAAGATCACCATAGGGACTGCACCGATGAGAGCCGCTGCAGTAAATGGTCCCCAGCTTGTCTCGAATCTTCCCGAAAACTGCCAGAGTCCCACCGCGTAAGTCCATTTGTTCATATCCTGGAGAAGTATCCTGGCAATCAAATACTCGTTGAAGATGTTCATAAACGTCAGAATAGCCACAACAGCCAGAATCGGTCTGGCAAGCGGTAAAATCACCTTTGAAAAGGCCTGGAATTTCGTTGCCCCGTCGATCATTGCGGCCTCTTCGAGCGAGTTTGAGATCGTGTCATAATATCCCTTTATCAGCCAGATGTTGAAGGCTATTCCACCGGAATAAGCGAAAATCAACCCACCGAGTGTGTTAAGCCCCAGGAAGGGAAGCACGCTCCCCATAAACTGCAGCAATGCGTACAGCGCAACCATGAACATTATCGTCGGGAACATCTGGATCAACAGCAAACCGAGGAGCCCCTGTTTTCTTCCACGGAATCTCATCCTGCTAAACGGGTAGGCCGCAAGAGAGGCGACAGCGACGCTGATAAGCGATACGGACAGGGCCACCATAACCGAATTCAGCAGCCATCTGACGAAGTAGAAGTAGGTGCTCTCCTTCTGAGCCCAGATCTGATTGGTCCTGAAAAGGGCTTTGTCAATCTCTCTCAAATCTTCGGAATATGAAGACGAGTAAGAGGCAGGTTTCTCGATCAGATCGGATATTAGCCTGGAGGCGCGCTGGTATTTTGCGTTGACTTGTTGAAAAAGGGAATTGTATGTTTCCTGCATCTTTCCAAAGTCTTCCAGTGTCACTGAAGTTCCTAGAAATCTAAGATCTATGTAGTTGTTCACCTTCAAAGCGAGTTCATCCTTCATAGACCTCATATTGGAAATCAGCTGATTCAACAGGTCCGTTCCCTCTTTTGCCTCTGTGTTCGCCCTTGCAAAATCATCGTACCAGGCGAGCGTTCTGTAGCGGGTTGAGGATCTTATCTTGAAATAGTCATTCAATACGCCTGTAAGACTCAGCACATAGTCTCTGGCCTCATCCAGGAAGTTGATCTCCTCTTCCACAGACAACATGGCCGTTCTTATGTTTATCGCTTCCAGAGCCTTTGCGTATTCATCCTCTGCTCTGTCTGCCTCTTCCTGAAGTGAGGAGATCTTCTCGCCCAGAAGCTCGCTTTCCTCTTCCAAAGATTCCAGTTCAGCCCTCAGTTCTATTGTCTTTTCTGAGACTTCAACGTACTCCGAGACACTAGTCTCCAGAACCGGCAGGATACGAGAGAGATTCGATAGAGCGGTATTTATTACATCTATTCCATTTGAGACTTCGGAGTTTGCTGAGGCGCTTGATAGAGTTTCTCTGTTGTCTGAGAACCAGGCCATTTCTCCAGACAGTTCGGAAAGAACTGCGGAAAGCTCCCGGACGTTCTCCATCTGCGATAGCTGATCTTGAACGGTATCAATGGTCTCCCTTGCAGAAACGATCTCATTCAGTGAATCCAATAGTTTAGCTTCTGTGACTGCCGTTCGGCTTTCGATACCCTTCGAGATTACGATTTGCAATGGGAGAATCAAGGCAGACAGCTTTCTGGTCTCCGATACCAGTGTGGGCATGGCCACCTGCAGTGAGTCTTCCAGTTCTGCCAATGCAGATTCCGAGACCGCAAGTGACTTCCTGGCTGCCTCTATTGCGCTCTGCACGGCCAATAGCCTTTCATTCGCCTCGATATATTCGTAGTACTTTGCGCCGAAAGCTTCTCCTGCAAGAGAGGACAACTCCTCTGAGACGCCTTCACCGGCCTCTGTTGCAACTTCCCAAGCTTCACTGGCCGATTTGAAGGAATCGTAGAGACTTGTTCTAATTCGATTCAATTCGGCGGCCCGGTCTTCCGGCATAGACGATTCAACATCCCTGAGATATCTGTTGATCACTCTCAGCCATTCCACCTTTCTCCATTCCGAGTAATCTATTTCGGACAGAGATATGTAGTTTTGAATCGACTCTAGGGAACTGACTACTTCGGCCTTATTCTCAAACTCGAGAGTCTCGATTGCGTTCAATGTCTCGTCCCTGCCAAGAAAGACTTCTTCATAGAGTTCCCTGTATCTTTCAAGAGAGTCAGAGATAGAGGCTGCTCTCTCACCAAGCAAATCAAGGTAGAACTGATAATCTCTATCCAGAGAAGGGGACGTCGTTTGAAGAATTTCGCCGATCGCATATGCTGTTCTCACTTCACTGACTTCGCCGATCTCTTTAAGCCTTTCTTCGAAAAGGTTTTTGTCTTTGAGCCTCAGTTCGTTCATTTCCTCAATGATTCCGCTCTCTTTGTCTATCAAGGAGTTCTCTATAGAGGTCGTGCCTTTTTCGACTACGGCAACCTTGTCAACGCTTTCATCCATGAGTGAGTCGAACTTGGCGAGAAACTTCTCCACAGTTTTCTTAAGATCCTCTTGACTTCTTCCTCTATAATCTCCTGTGGCGTATGTAGCGCTTTGCAGATCGAGAATCAGCCTTCCCACACTTCTCTCGGGAAAGAGAAGATTTCTGTAATGCTGGAAAGTAACCCTGCTAGAGAAGAGGTTCGATGAAAATGCGGCCTGATCTCTCCTTATCGATGTGCTTACGAGCCAGACCATTGGGAAGAGGACAACAACAACAATGGCGATCAAGACGACGTGTCTTAGCCAGTACTTCCTTCTCTCAACGGCCATTATCTGCTCACCTCTTCAAAGGAACCGGATAGTTTGAAGTTTATCCAGCTGAAGCCTGCGACGATTATAAATATGATTATTGAGATGGCGCTCGCAAACCCGAAATCCTGACCTCGCCCTTCGAAGGCAAGCTTGAATGTGTATGAAATCAGGATGTCCGTTGCTCCCGCCGGTGTCGAAGCACCGACAATGGCCGGACCACCCTGCGTAACAAGATAGATTCCCGTGAAGTTGTTGAAGTTAAACGCGAAGCTCCCAACTAGCAAAGGAGCAATGGTGACCATAAGCAGGGGGAAGGTGATCTTTCTGAA
Protein-coding sequences here:
- a CDS encoding ABC transporter permease subunit; amino-acid sequence: MAVERRKYWLRHVVLIAIVVVVLFPMVWLVSTSIRRDQAAFSSNLFSSRVTFQHYRNLLFPERSVGRLILDLQSATYATGDYRGRSQEDLKKTVEKFLAKFDSLMDESVDKVAVVEKGTTSIENSLIDKESGIIEEMNELRLKDKNLFEERLKEIGEVSEVRTAYAIGEILQTTSPSLDRDYQFYLDLLGERAASISDSLERYRELYEEVFLGRDETLNAIETLEFENKAEVVSSLESIQNYISLSEIDYSEWRKVEWLRVINRYLRDVESSMPEDRAAELNRIRTSLYDSFKSASEAWEVATEAGEGVSEELSSLAGEAFGAKYYEYIEANERLLAVQSAIEAARKSLAVSESALAELEDSLQVAMPTLVSETRKLSALILPLQIVISKGIESRTAVTEAKLLDSLNEIVSARETIDTVQDQLSQMENVRELSAVLSELSGEMAWFSDNRETLSSASANSEVSNGIDVINTALSNLSRILPVLETSVSEYVEVSEKTIELRAELESLEEESELLGEKISSLQEEADRAEDEYAKALEAINIRTAMLSVEEEINFLDEARDYVLSLTGVLNDYFKIRSSTRYRTLAWYDDFARANTEAKEGTDLLNQLISNMRSMKDELALKVNNYIDLRFLGTSVTLEDFGKMQETYNSLFQQVNAKYQRASRLISDLIEKPASYSSSYSEDLREIDKALFRTNQIWAQKESTYFYFVRWLLNSVMVALSVSLISVAVASLAAYPFSRMRFRGRKQGLLGLLLIQMFPTIMFMVALYALLQFMGSVLPFLGLNTLGGLIFAYSGGIAFNIWLIKGYYDTISNSLEEAAMIDGATKFQAFSKVILPLARPILAVVAILTFMNIFNEYLIARILLQDMNKWTYAVGLWQFSGRFETSWGPFTAAALIGAVPMVIFFLVLQDY